In Curtobacterium sp. TC1, the following proteins share a genomic window:
- a CDS encoding LysR family transcriptional regulator yields the protein METRLLEQFVTVAAEGSVTRAAERLWAAQSTVSAGIASLERTFGVRLFDRTGRHLVLTTAGEDLLPHARAVLESLDRMRDLATVDDADLRGRVRLGIFTSMDIVDLTGVLQRFRRRHPLVTVELMTSPSGTTGLVQDLVAGRLDLAYTGLPTVPAGVVVEPLREMPFRVFTASDHPLAGRHSVSLAELADEPFVDTAHGFGNRIILDGALERLGIRRRIVAEMNDMPAVIRFASAGLGVGVVPDSGVRHDGAVLELEDTVEPLRIGLAIRTSPEPNRAVRTLARDLVAARVV from the coding sequence ATGGAGACCCGCCTGCTCGAACAGTTCGTGACCGTCGCCGCCGAGGGCAGTGTGACCCGCGCGGCCGAGCGGCTCTGGGCGGCGCAATCCACGGTGTCGGCGGGGATCGCGTCGCTCGAGCGGACGTTCGGCGTCCGGCTGTTCGACCGCACCGGGCGGCACCTCGTGCTGACGACCGCCGGCGAGGACCTGCTCCCCCACGCCCGCGCCGTGCTGGAGTCGCTCGACCGGATGCGTGACCTGGCGACCGTGGACGACGCCGACCTGCGCGGACGGGTGCGACTGGGCATCTTCACGAGCATGGACATCGTCGACCTGACCGGCGTCCTGCAGCGGTTCCGGCGGCGGCACCCGCTCGTCACCGTGGAGCTCATGACCTCGCCGTCCGGGACGACCGGGCTCGTGCAGGACCTCGTCGCCGGGCGGCTCGACCTCGCGTACACGGGGCTGCCGACGGTGCCCGCCGGGGTGGTGGTCGAACCGCTGCGCGAGATGCCGTTCCGGGTCTTCACGGCGTCGGACCACCCGCTGGCCGGGCGGCACTCGGTGTCACTCGCCGAACTCGCGGACGAACCCTTCGTCGACACCGCACACGGGTTCGGCAACCGGATCATCCTGGACGGCGCACTCGAACGGCTCGGGATCCGTCGGCGGATCGTCGCCGAGATGAACGACATGCCCGCGGTGATCCGGTTCGCCTCGGCAGGGCTCGGCGTCGGGGTCGTGCCGGACTCCGGGGTGCGGCACGACGGAGCGGTCCTGGAACTCGAGGACACGGTCGAACCGCTCCGCATCGGCCTGGCGATCCGCACGAGTCCGGAGCCGAACCGCGCGGTGCGCACGCTGGCGCGCGACCTCGTCGCTGCGCGCGTCGTGTGA
- a CDS encoding MFS transporter, with protein sequence MSTVTDTPTGALAATATAPVSERVPAPRGRRAHTRRRHGFGFWAVAFAFLSVMAFATVPAPLYVIYQARDGFPTFTTTIIFAAYGVGVVGSLYLAGHLSDVHGRKPLILVSIALELVAAVLFLVWNDVTGLIVARLVTGLGVGTLTATATAHLGELRVRATGSSDSAKGASVAAGAVNLGGLSLGALVGGALAEFVGAPLMVPYVVFVVALAVAFVLVLVVPETVARPETRVAYRPQRMQAPEGKAAAFWAAGAAAFAALAVQGLFTSVAPTFLGTTFHVTDRLAAGATTFGVFAASAVSQIVFARLSQRAQIRLGMVLLVGGLAVLAVAAVLLQVAGFIGGGVVAGAGVGLLFRASIASAGALVGPERRGGVLAATFLIAYAGLTVPVVAVGAALLVIPTLPVLIGYVVLVAVLAVIAGTRLAARA encoded by the coding sequence ATGTCAACCGTGACCGACACCCCGACGGGCGCTCTCGCCGCCACCGCCACCGCTCCCGTGAGCGAGCGTGTCCCGGCCCCGCGCGGCCGTCGCGCGCACACCCGTCGGCGCCACGGCTTCGGCTTCTGGGCCGTCGCCTTCGCGTTCCTGTCGGTGATGGCCTTCGCGACCGTCCCCGCACCGCTGTACGTCATCTACCAGGCACGCGACGGCTTCCCGACGTTCACCACCACGATCATCTTCGCCGCGTACGGCGTCGGGGTCGTCGGGTCCCTCTACCTGGCAGGACACCTCAGCGACGTGCACGGGCGGAAGCCGCTCATCCTGGTGTCGATCGCGCTCGAACTCGTCGCCGCCGTGTTGTTCCTGGTCTGGAACGACGTCACCGGCCTGATCGTCGCGCGTCTCGTGACCGGTCTCGGCGTCGGCACGCTCACCGCCACGGCGACCGCCCACCTCGGGGAGCTCCGGGTCCGTGCGACCGGTTCGTCCGACTCGGCGAAGGGCGCGAGCGTGGCAGCGGGCGCCGTCAACCTCGGCGGGCTGTCGCTCGGCGCCCTCGTCGGTGGTGCACTGGCCGAGTTCGTCGGAGCGCCGCTCATGGTGCCGTACGTCGTGTTCGTCGTCGCCCTGGCCGTGGCCTTCGTGCTCGTCCTCGTCGTCCCGGAGACCGTCGCCCGGCCCGAGACCCGCGTGGCCTACCGCCCGCAGCGCATGCAGGCGCCGGAGGGCAAGGCCGCCGCGTTCTGGGCAGCCGGCGCCGCGGCGTTCGCAGCCCTCGCGGTCCAGGGGCTCTTCACCTCGGTCGCCCCGACGTTCCTCGGCACCACCTTCCACGTCACCGACCGACTGGCGGCCGGTGCGACGACCTTCGGGGTGTTCGCGGCGAGTGCCGTGTCGCAGATCGTCTTCGCCCGTCTGTCGCAGCGCGCGCAGATCCGGCTCGGCATGGTGCTCCTCGTCGGCGGCCTGGCGGTGCTGGCGGTCGCCGCGGTCCTGCTGCAGGTCGCCGGGTTCATCGGCGGTGGCGTGGTGGCGGGCGCCGGGGTCGGGCTGCTCTTCCGGGCCAGCATCGCGAGTGCCGGAGCCCTGGTCGGTCCCGAGCGTCGGGGCGGGGTGCTCGCGGCCACGTTCCTCATCGCCTACGCCGGGCTGACGGTGCCGGTCGTGGCCGTCGGGGCGGCGCTCCTGGTGATCCCGACCCTGCCCGTCCTGATCGGGTACGTGGTGCTCGTCGCAGTCCTGGCCGTCATCGCCGGCACCCGACTGGCCGCGCGCGCCTGA
- a CDS encoding cation diffusion facilitator family transporter, producing the protein MGHDHGAGHSHGHASERALLIAFCISATILLAEVVGAVVTGSLALLVDAGHMVVDTGGLGIGLVATRLARRSPTTQRTWGFQRAEVLGATAQAAILLAVGVFVIISAIQRLFVPAEIHSGPLLVFGIIGLVGNLVAYGVLLRASGEGFTSRAARLEVLNDTLGSVAVIAAAVVLMLTGWERADSVAAILIGLLILPRAIRLLRETANVLLESTPPGLDLDDVRGHILELDHVIAVHDLHATLVATGVPNLTAHVVVDDECFSTAHAPRILDELQQCVAEHFDVPVEHSTFQLEPASHRRHEHEVHA; encoded by the coding sequence ATGGGTCACGACCACGGAGCAGGGCACTCGCACGGGCACGCGTCCGAGCGCGCACTGCTCATCGCGTTCTGCATCTCGGCGACGATCCTGCTGGCCGAGGTCGTCGGTGCCGTCGTCACGGGCTCCCTCGCGCTGCTGGTCGACGCCGGGCACATGGTCGTCGACACCGGTGGGCTCGGCATCGGACTCGTCGCGACCCGGCTCGCCCGCCGCAGCCCGACGACGCAGCGCACGTGGGGCTTCCAACGTGCCGAGGTGCTCGGTGCCACGGCCCAGGCGGCGATCCTGCTCGCGGTCGGCGTCTTCGTGATCATCTCCGCGATCCAGCGGCTGTTCGTCCCCGCCGAGATCCACTCCGGGCCGCTGCTCGTGTTCGGGATCATCGGACTCGTCGGCAACCTGGTGGCCTACGGCGTGCTGCTGCGGGCCTCGGGCGAGGGCTTCACCTCGCGCGCCGCCCGGCTCGAGGTCCTCAACGACACCCTCGGCTCGGTCGCCGTCATCGCCGCCGCGGTCGTGCTCATGCTGACCGGGTGGGAGCGTGCCGACTCGGTCGCCGCCATCCTCATCGGCCTGCTCATCCTGCCGCGGGCGATCCGGCTGTTGCGCGAGACCGCGAACGTGCTGCTCGAGTCCACGCCGCCGGGGCTCGACCTCGACGACGTGCGGGGCCACATCCTCGAGCTCGACCACGTCATCGCGGTGCACGACCTGCACGCGACCCTGGTGGCGACGGGCGTCCCGAACCTGACCGCCCACGTGGTGGTGGACGACGAGTGCTTCTCGACGGCGCACGCTCCGCGGATCCTCGACGAGCTGCAGCAGTGCGTGGCGGAGCACTTCGACGTCCCCGTGGAGCACTCGACCTTCCAGCTGGAGCCCGCGTCGCACCGGCGGCACGAGCACGAGGTGCACGCGTAG
- a CDS encoding DUF4166 domain-containing protein: MTRSPYELSTPSEVLARLHPRLSTYFGAIPPGHVGRGEGVFDVVGTPRRWLWPLLAWFARDSVMFPVWERDVPFTVENRPARVRRGPGNGLEARAAVRAHRTFRFRSGSRTMVDAITAEPDGLVDHLGRHGRVSARLRAEVDAHGPDAGALRLVSTRVTFRALGREVRLPARIAPRVLLTERFDDEADLQRVSLVLTAPVLGTLYRYEGAFRYEIAPDTGRG, from the coding sequence GTGACCCGGTCGCCCTACGAGCTGTCCACACCGTCCGAGGTACTGGCCCGGTTGCACCCGCGGCTGTCGACGTACTTCGGTGCGATCCCGCCCGGTCACGTCGGCCGGGGCGAGGGTGTCTTCGACGTCGTCGGCACGCCCCGCCGGTGGCTCTGGCCGCTGCTCGCCTGGTTCGCCCGCGACTCCGTCATGTTCCCGGTCTGGGAACGGGACGTCCCGTTCACGGTCGAGAACCGGCCGGCTCGCGTCCGTCGTGGACCCGGGAACGGTCTGGAGGCCCGCGCCGCGGTCCGCGCGCACCGCACCTTCCGGTTCCGCTCCGGCAGCCGCACGATGGTGGACGCCATCACCGCCGAACCGGACGGCCTGGTCGACCACCTCGGTCGCCACGGGCGCGTCAGCGCCCGGCTCCGAGCGGAGGTCGACGCGCACGGGCCGGACGCGGGCGCCCTGCGCCTGGTCTCCACGCGCGTGACGTTCCGTGCGCTGGGACGCGAGGTGCGCCTCCCGGCCCGGATCGCACCGCGGGTGCTGCTCACAGAACGATTCGATGACGAAGCCGACCTGCAGCGCGTGTCCCTGGTGCTCACGGCGCCGGTGCTCGGCACGCTGTACCGGTACGAGGGGGCGTTCCGGTACGAGATCGCGCCGGACACAGGACGGGGATGA
- a CDS encoding epimerase produces the protein MSDQKGRVVIAGASGFVGQYLREAFTEEGYQVVTVGRTGDAVWGNTLRIRELVDGAALVVNMAGKSVNCRYGRRNRAEIMRSRVDTTLELAEAIRTAEQPPPLWLNASTATIYRHADDRPQDELTGELGEGFSVSVARAWEDAFYGADLPSTRRVALRMAIVFGDGSALVPLIRLAQTGLGGPQYDGAWVPTRSRLRAGTYHHHRPTRGRQRFSWVHIADVLGSIRFVRDHPEIEGPVNVSSPNPSDNRTVMATIRDAVGRRFGLPTPRWMLEVGSFAIRTETELVLKSRWVVPTRLTQAGYEFRYPHLRGALAGIIAERRQHRG, from the coding sequence ATGAGCGACCAGAAGGGCCGCGTCGTGATCGCGGGAGCGAGCGGGTTCGTGGGGCAGTACCTGCGGGAGGCCTTCACCGAGGAGGGCTACCAGGTCGTCACGGTCGGTCGGACCGGCGATGCGGTGTGGGGCAACACCCTGCGCATCCGCGAGCTCGTCGACGGTGCAGCCCTCGTCGTGAACATGGCGGGCAAGAGCGTCAACTGCCGCTACGGACGCCGCAACCGCGCCGAGATCATGCGCTCCCGGGTGGACACCACGCTCGAGCTCGCCGAGGCGATCCGCACCGCCGAGCAGCCGCCACCGCTGTGGCTGAACGCCTCGACCGCGACGATCTACCGGCACGCCGACGACCGACCGCAGGACGAGCTGACCGGCGAGCTCGGCGAGGGCTTCTCGGTCTCGGTGGCACGCGCGTGGGAGGACGCCTTCTACGGCGCCGACCTGCCGTCGACCCGTCGGGTGGCACTCCGGATGGCGATCGTCTTCGGTGACGGCAGCGCCCTCGTGCCGCTCATCCGTCTGGCGCAGACGGGCCTCGGCGGGCCGCAGTACGACGGCGCCTGGGTGCCGACGCGGTCCCGGCTGCGGGCGGGGACGTACCACCACCACCGGCCGACCCGCGGCCGACAGCGGTTCAGCTGGGTGCACATCGCCGACGTCCTCGGCTCGATCCGGTTCGTCCGCGACCACCCGGAGATCGAGGGGCCGGTGAACGTGTCGAGCCCGAACCCGTCCGACAACCGGACCGTGATGGCGACGATCCGCGACGCCGTGGGCCGCCGGTTCGGACTGCCGACGCCACGGTGGATGCTCGAGGTCGGGTCCTTCGCGATCCGCACCGAGACCGAACTGGTGCTCAAGAGCCGGTGGGTGGTGCCGACGCGGCTGACCCAGGCCGGCTACGAGTTCCGGTACCCGCACCTGCGCGGGGCGCTCGCCGGGATCATCGCGGAGCGTCGCCAGCACCGGGGCTGA
- a CDS encoding EamA family transporter: protein MTTRDRLLALVVAVVWGLNFPATALALEHFPPFLLAALRFTILAVPTLLFVPRPKIPFGRLLLVGFGLGVLQFSFLYLSMASGMPSGLASLVLQASAPFTVVLAGVFLRERLTGRQVIGVTIAVAALGLIALHRSQTAALLPVVLALCGALGWAIGNVATRRAGAANPLHLTLWWSVVPPIPMAVLSFVVEGPDRIGAALGTAFTAEALPADLGLLYIVLVATLVGYGIWSRLMATYPSSTVAPFSMLVPVVGVLASWAAFGEVPDLVEVLAGAVVVGAVLWSSRPARASGPSHPSPSEVPVPTPVDGVPVPVLSPGAGDAPR, encoded by the coding sequence ATGACCACTCGTGACCGCCTCCTCGCCCTGGTCGTCGCCGTCGTCTGGGGCCTCAACTTCCCTGCGACCGCGCTCGCCCTCGAGCACTTCCCGCCGTTCCTGCTCGCGGCCCTGCGGTTCACGATCCTGGCGGTCCCGACGCTGCTGTTCGTGCCACGGCCGAAGATCCCGTTCGGGCGGCTGCTGCTCGTCGGGTTCGGGCTCGGGGTGCTGCAGTTCTCGTTCCTGTACCTGAGCATGGCGTCGGGGATGCCCTCCGGGCTCGCGTCGCTCGTGCTGCAGGCCTCGGCGCCGTTCACGGTGGTGCTCGCCGGCGTGTTCCTGCGCGAACGACTCACCGGGCGCCAGGTCATCGGCGTGACGATCGCGGTCGCCGCCCTCGGCCTGATCGCCCTGCACCGCTCGCAGACGGCGGCCCTGCTGCCGGTGGTGCTGGCGCTCTGCGGCGCGCTCGGGTGGGCGATCGGCAACGTCGCGACCCGACGAGCAGGCGCCGCGAACCCGCTGCACCTGACGCTCTGGTGGTCGGTCGTGCCGCCGATCCCGATGGCCGTGCTGTCGTTCGTGGTCGAGGGGCCGGACCGCATCGGCGCCGCCCTCGGCACCGCCTTCACCGCCGAGGCACTGCCAGCCGACCTCGGCCTGCTCTACATCGTGCTGGTCGCGACCCTGGTCGGCTACGGGATCTGGTCACGGCTGATGGCGACCTACCCGTCGAGCACCGTCGCGCCGTTCTCGATGCTCGTGCCGGTCGTCGGCGTGCTCGCGTCGTGGGCGGCCTTCGGCGAGGTGCCCGACCTGGTCGAGGTGCTCGCCGGTGCCGTCGTGGTCGGGGCGGTGCTGTGGTCGTCGCGACCGGCACGCGCGTCGGGTCCGTCGCACCCGTCGCCGTCCGAGGTCCCGGTGCCGACGCCGGTCGACGGGGTCCCGGTGCCGGTGCTCAGCCCCGGTGCTGGCGACGCTCCGCGATGA
- a CDS encoding LysR family transcriptional regulator, whose amino-acid sequence MVDFDVQLLAVLRELAERGSVTAVAEATHRTPSAVSQQLQTLQRQVGVPLVERVGRGVRLTAHGEVLAGLSTGVATAIARVDAAWQEHLGGATGRVDLAIFPSAAELLLPGVLTRMRAHPGIELTLVDVDVSEGEFAPLAADHDIAVGHRSDGVRPADQGAVETVPLLREPLDVAVPPGHRLAGRERVGIDEVVGETWIGVPEGYPIDRVLQAMAAASDAPPSVAFRTIHLPVIENLVAAGHGVALVPRYTSGTRASGRFHLAELADVRAGRRIEALVRPDRAVRPVVRTVLEALVAEALDVTT is encoded by the coding sequence ATGGTCGACTTCGACGTGCAGCTGCTCGCCGTCCTCCGCGAACTCGCCGAGCGCGGCAGCGTCACGGCGGTCGCCGAGGCCACCCACCGGACACCCAGCGCGGTGTCGCAGCAGCTGCAGACGCTGCAGCGGCAGGTGGGCGTCCCGCTCGTCGAGCGGGTGGGTCGCGGCGTCCGGCTCACCGCCCACGGCGAGGTGCTCGCCGGCCTGTCCACCGGCGTCGCCACGGCGATCGCCCGGGTCGACGCCGCCTGGCAGGAGCACCTGGGTGGGGCGACGGGACGCGTCGACCTCGCGATCTTCCCGTCCGCGGCCGAACTGCTGCTGCCCGGGGTCCTCACCCGGATGCGCGCGCACCCCGGCATCGAGCTGACGCTGGTCGACGTGGACGTCAGCGAGGGGGAGTTCGCACCCCTCGCCGCCGACCACGACATCGCCGTCGGGCACCGGTCCGACGGCGTGCGGCCGGCGGACCAGGGGGCGGTCGAGACCGTGCCGCTCCTGCGCGAACCGCTCGACGTCGCGGTGCCGCCGGGGCACCGGCTCGCCGGTCGCGAGCGGGTCGGGATCGACGAGGTCGTCGGCGAGACGTGGATCGGCGTGCCGGAGGGCTACCCGATCGACCGGGTCCTGCAGGCGATGGCGGCGGCGTCGGACGCCCCGCCGAGCGTCGCCTTCCGGACTATCCACCTGCCCGTCATCGAGAACCTGGTCGCCGCGGGGCACGGCGTCGCACTCGTGCCGCGGTACACCTCGGGCACCCGGGCGTCCGGCCGGTTCCACCTGGCCGAGCTGGCCGACGTGCGCGCAGGGCGTCGGATCGAGGCGCTGGTCCGCCCCGACCGTGCGGTCCGCCCCGTGGTGCGCACCGTCCTGGAGGCACTGGTCGCCGAGGCCCTGGACGTCACCACCTGA
- a CDS encoding L,D-transpeptidase family protein: MPILPTEPRRRATLIAAAVAVVCAGAVAFIALGPMSAAPTPTPTRSVAASATPTPTATPGPTRSAGPTDAVDAPASTTVAAVRGDSVPVSSTPGGTATTTLSNPQPSGAPLVFRVVDQRDGWAQVQLAQRPNGSTGWVPTSAVTLSEDPYAIVVTRADNTLDLYKDGKVVDSYPVATGTGGTPSPTGRFALTELLAPTNSGYGPYAYGTTAFSDVLNSFGGGPGQIGLHGTDDSSSIGTAASHGCIRMHNADITALAELLPLGTPFQVR; this comes from the coding sequence TTGCCGATCCTCCCGACCGAGCCACGGCGGCGCGCGACACTGATCGCCGCCGCCGTGGCCGTCGTCTGCGCCGGGGCGGTGGCGTTCATCGCCCTCGGCCCGATGTCGGCGGCGCCCACGCCGACCCCGACGCGGTCCGTCGCCGCGAGCGCGACCCCGACCCCCACGGCGACACCGGGCCCGACGCGCTCCGCGGGCCCCACCGATGCGGTCGACGCGCCCGCGAGCACCACCGTCGCGGCCGTCCGCGGTGACAGCGTGCCGGTCAGCAGTACGCCGGGTGGTACGGCCACGACCACCCTGTCGAACCCGCAGCCGTCCGGCGCACCGCTCGTCTTCCGTGTGGTCGACCAGCGGGACGGCTGGGCGCAGGTGCAGCTCGCACAGCGCCCGAACGGCAGCACCGGGTGGGTCCCGACGAGCGCGGTCACCCTTTCCGAGGACCCGTACGCCATCGTGGTCACCCGCGCGGACAACACGCTCGACCTGTACAAGGACGGCAAGGTCGTCGACAGCTACCCGGTGGCCACCGGCACCGGTGGCACCCCGTCGCCGACCGGCCGGTTCGCCCTGACCGAGCTGCTCGCCCCGACGAACAGCGGCTACGGCCCGTACGCGTACGGCACGACGGCGTTCTCGGACGTCCTCAACTCGTTCGGCGGCGGCCCGGGCCAGATCGGCCTGCACGGCACCGACGACAGCTCGAGCATCGGTACCGCCGCCTCGCACGGGTGCATCCGCATGCACAACGCCGACATCACGGCGCTGGCGGAACTCCTGCCGCTCGGCACCCCGTTCCAGGTGCGCTGA